Proteins from one Ficedula albicollis isolate OC2 chromosome 3, FicAlb1.5, whole genome shotgun sequence genomic window:
- the MYCT1 gene encoding myc target protein 1 isoform X1, with protein MDKNSTFPPITWPPKFWEQITIAFTVSMAIGLVIGGIIWALFTCLSRRRASAHISQGSPSSFSRRSRPSSHGHAAGRTGFYRNSSCERRSNLSLASLTFQRQASLEQPNSFPRKSSFRASTFHPFLQCPPLPVETNSQLITLTPTNTTTTLVGSTTNSLSRPEFHWSNNNLRICHSTQTPPPAYETIIKAFPES; from the coding sequence agCAGATAACAATAGCCTTCACGGTGTCCATGGCGATTGGACTGGTGATCGGAGGCATCATCTGGGCGCTTTTCACCTGCCTGTCCCGTCGCAGAGCTAGCGCCCACATTTCCCAGGGGAGCCCCTCATCCTTCAGCCGTCGGTCCAGACCTTCCTCCCACGGCCACGCTGCCGGCAGGACTGGATTTTACCGCAACAGCAGCTGCGAACGTCGGAGCAACCTGAGCCTGGCCAGCCTCACCTTCCAGCGCCAGgcctccctggagcagcccaacTCCTTCCCCAGGAAGTCAAGCTTCCGTGCATCCACCTTCCACCCTTTCCTGCAGTGTCCTCCCCTGCCCGTGGAGACGAACAGTCAGCTGATCACGCTCACCCCCACAAACACCACCACAACCCTCGTGGGAAGCACCACCAACAGCTTGAGTCGACCCGAGTTCCACTGGTCCAACAACAACCTCCGCATCTGCCACTCCACGCAAACGCCGCCTCCCGCCTATGAAACCATCATAAAAGCCTTCCCGGAATCCTGA
- the MYCT1 gene encoding myc target protein 1 isoform X2, producing the protein MLWIRTVLFLQSHGHQNFGITIAFTVSMAIGLVIGGIIWALFTCLSRRRASAHISQGSPSSFSRRSRPSSHGHAAGRTGFYRNSSCERRSNLSLASLTFQRQASLEQPNSFPRKSSFRASTFHPFLQCPPLPVETNSQLITLTPTNTTTTLVGSTTNSLSRPEFHWSNNNLRICHSTQTPPPAYETIIKAFPES; encoded by the coding sequence ATAACAATAGCCTTCACGGTGTCCATGGCGATTGGACTGGTGATCGGAGGCATCATCTGGGCGCTTTTCACCTGCCTGTCCCGTCGCAGAGCTAGCGCCCACATTTCCCAGGGGAGCCCCTCATCCTTCAGCCGTCGGTCCAGACCTTCCTCCCACGGCCACGCTGCCGGCAGGACTGGATTTTACCGCAACAGCAGCTGCGAACGTCGGAGCAACCTGAGCCTGGCCAGCCTCACCTTCCAGCGCCAGgcctccctggagcagcccaacTCCTTCCCCAGGAAGTCAAGCTTCCGTGCATCCACCTTCCACCCTTTCCTGCAGTGTCCTCCCCTGCCCGTGGAGACGAACAGTCAGCTGATCACGCTCACCCCCACAAACACCACCACAACCCTCGTGGGAAGCACCACCAACAGCTTGAGTCGACCCGAGTTCCACTGGTCCAACAACAACCTCCGCATCTGCCACTCCACGCAAACGCCGCCTCCCGCCTATGAAACCATCATAAAAGCCTTCCCGGAATCCTGA